A window of Lagopus muta isolate bLagMut1 chromosome 16, bLagMut1 primary, whole genome shotgun sequence contains these coding sequences:
- the BCAS1 gene encoding breast carcinoma-amplified sequence 1 — translation MGNTGSAPEKVEGDCPCPVISYQALPESPATVKNGSAVFAQDHSPAMNGGVAVKESVARDNAAASSPKTKEQSAAVVGREAAGSAASRALPSAKHRSVFAFSWSVPGRTEDPASDSSVGLAKLDVSSEAHGVNKAPSDSAASPAAAAPQPSTHKEPEQALPAAAPQLSSPAVPGTPEGEDAAVLKPKQVNFFGKIFKLEKGKEKSQAQPGAQEGGQPLGAPDGRSTAQEAAGPQSASNSIPTEKEIDDCNQRDLQQDSAGVSGLPAGQPEKAEVKQDNSQAAIAVDNNSVMSFLKTLVSPSKAEARSEPEDKGSKAEQGRGGQPAPKTAESPTKGAKKKKAESPKLGHSTFSKLFRHKAVKETQQTTNTKISEQQPVTSVKSDKNVPSAQEPQTAKQSTKAPEPTAQQQAAATEAPREAAKEKGSSTPMPLSKLFWKKNASEEAEFAHSEKADTSLEAVTPDKDERSPEVLEVKPRREESKTPKANLRKFFKLSGRGSGGPTPPAEEIAPSPEHQTLNSTERPVATAESEPVGQKSKESSKDKKPPAELSKQKGSKQETREQPDCREQHAAETDSIQSGGDAAKDPTSFKRMEKRQSFGGFFKGLGSKRMSDAEVQTDPVSILPAGKSK, via the exons ATGGGGAACACAGGGAGTGCCCCAGAGAAAGTCGAAGGAGACTGCCCGTGTCCAGTAATAAGCTATCAG GCACTACCTGAATCTCCTGCAACTGTTAAAAATGGATCTGCTGTATTTGCCCAGGATCATTCTCCTGCAATGAATGGTGGAG TGGCTGTGAAGGAGAGCGTTGCACGGGATAATGCAGCTGCTTCTTCCCCAAAGACAAAGGAGCAGAGTGCTGCCGTGGTGGGCagggaggctgctgggagcgctgccagcagggctctgcCATCTGCAAAGCACCGCTCTGTCTTTGCGTTTTCATGGTCTGTACCAGGGCGTACTGAAGACCCAGCATCGGATTCATCGGTTGGATTGGCGAAGCTTGATGTCAGCTCGGAGGCGCACGGCGTGAACAAAGCACCGAGTGACAGCGCTGCCTCCCCTGCGGCAGCTGCGCCTCAGCCCAGCACCCATAAAGAGCCAGAGCAGGCCCTGCCAGCAGCCGCACCTCAACTCAGCAGCCCCGCAGTGCCAGGGACACCTGAGGGAGAGGATGCGGCCGTGCTGAAACCGAAACAAGTCAACTTTTTTGGCAAGATCTTCAAactggagaaggggaaggagaagagccAAGCGCAGCCGGGTGCCCAGGAGGGTGGGCAGCCTTTGGGTGCTCCTGACGGGCGCAGCACTGCACAAGAGGCAGCTGGACCGCAGAGTGCTTCCAACAGCATCCCGACTGAGAAG GAGATAGATGACTGCAACCAGAGGGACCTGCAGCAGGACTCAGCAGGTGTCAGCGGTCTccctgctgggcagcctgaaaaGGCAGAGGTAAAGCAAGACAACTCCCAGGCAGCTATTGCAGTGGACAACAACTCCGTCATGAGTTTCCTTAAAACACTG GTCTCCCCAAGCAAAGCTGAAGCCAGAAGTGAACCTGAAGACAAG GGGTCGAAAGCAGAACAAGGCCGTGGTGGGCAGCCTGCTCCGAAGACTGCAGAATCCCCAACCAAAGGAGCcaagaaaaagaaggcagagagTCCCAAGCTAGGACACAGCACGTTTAGCAAACTCTTTAGGCATAAG GCTGTGAAGGAGACCCAACAGACAACTAACACCAAA aTCAGTGAACAGCAACCTGTCACCTCTGtaaaatcagacaaaaatgtTCCTTCTGCTCAAGAGCCGCAGACAGCTAAGCAGAGCACAAAGGCCCCTGagcccacagcccagcagcaggcagcagccactGAAGCCCCCAGAGAGGCAGCGAAGGAGAAGGGATCATCCACTCCCATGCCACTGAGCAAACTCTTTTGGAAGAAG AACGCATCGGAAGAAGCAGAGTTTGCTCACAGTGAGAAAGCAGACACATCTCTAGAAGCTGTGACTCCCGACAAAGATGAGAGGAGCCCAGAAGTGCTGGAAGTGAAAcctagaagagaagaaagcaaaaccccCAAAGCAAACCTGAGGAAGTTTTTTAAGCTG TCAGGCAGGGGCAGCGGAGGGCCGACCCCCCCGGCAGAGGAGATTGCCCCCAGCCCCGAGCACCAA ACGTTAAACTCCACAGAGAGGCCAGTGGCAACAGCTGAAAGTGAACCAGTGGGCCAAAAAAGCAAGGAGAGTTCCAAAGACAAGAAGCCGCCAGCGGAGCTGAGCaagcagaagggcagcaagcAGGAAACCAGGGAGCAGCCAgactgcagggagcagcacgcAGCTGAGACCGACTCCATCCAGAGCGGAGGGGATGCTGCCAAGGACCCCACCTCCTTCAAGAGGATGGAGAAGAGGCAGTCATTTGGAGGGTTTTTTAAAGGCCTT